A section of the Triticum dicoccoides isolate Atlit2015 ecotype Zavitan chromosome 7A, WEW_v2.0, whole genome shotgun sequence genome encodes:
- the LOC119328760 gene encoding uncharacterized protein LOC119328760, with product MAAAALRFPPLLSPCATPTTTAATCTRRTASATLRVAAQPGSAPASASTSTSDGPPEFSPPDGFTPPVPRRLAIKDGQLGSVAGAALAVPFRLGTGLFVQGYSVSLVSADKIPADQYSLEFLGLKVRETSKIDQCRRPEKPIEIYEFEGCPFCRKVREMVAVLDLDVLFYPCPQKGPTFRPKVLEMGGKKQFPYMVDPNTGVAMYESDDIIKYLADTYGDGTIPIMLSLGLFTTITAGLAMIWRIWKGSSYTVSKLPPQPIEIWAYEGSPFCKIAREALVELELPHLLHSCARGSPKRQEIFKKLGLFQVPYIEDPNTGVKMFESSEIVEYLKATYSLYPQ from the exons ATGGCCGCGGCGGCGCTCCGCTTCCCGCCGCTCCTCTCCCCGTGCGCCACGCCTACCACCACAGCCGCCACCTGCACCCGGAGGACGGCGTCAGCCACCCTCAGGGTCGCCGCGCAGCCCGGATCCGCCCCCGCCtctgcctccacctccacctccgacgGGCCGCCGGAGTTCTCGCCGCCGGACGGGTTCACGCCTCCGGTTCCCAGGCGCTTGGCTATCAAGGATGGGCAGCTCGGAAGCGTCGCCGGCGCGGCCCTCGCCGTGCCTTTCCGCCTCGGCACCGGCCTCTTCGTCCAAGG ATACTCGGTATCACTAGTCTCTGCTGACAAAATACCCGCAGACCAATATTCGCTGGAATTTCTAG GTCTAAAGGTGAGGGAGACCTCAAAGATAGATCAGTGCCGTCGACCAGAAAAACCTATTGAGATATACGAGTTTGAAGG CTGTCCATTTTGTCGAAAG GTGAGAGAGATGGTAGCTGTCTTGGACCTTGATGTTTTATTTTATCCCTGTCCACAAAAGGGGCCAACATTTCGTCCAAAGGTTTTGGAGATGGGAGGAAAGAAACAGTTCCCTTACATG GTGGATCCAAACACAGGAGTTGCCATGTATGAATCAGATGACATCATAAAATACCTTGCGGACACATACG GTGATGGAACTATTCCAATTATGCTATCGCTTGGTCTATTTACG ACAATAACAGCAGGGCTTGCTATGATTTGGCGTATATGGAAG GGATCTTCATACACTGTTTCAAAGCTTCCACCCCAGCCGATAGAGATCTGGGCATACGAG GGCTCTCCTTTCTGTAAAATAGCACGAGAGGCCCTTGTTGAATTGGAGTTGCCACACTTGCTACACAG CTGTGCACGTGGCAGCCCCAAGCGACAGGAAATTTTCAAGAAACTTGGCCTTTTCCAG GTGCCTTATATCGAGGATCCTAACACGGGGGTCAAAATGTTCGAAAGCTCTGAGATCGTAGAGTACCTAAAGGCAACATATTCACTCTATCCTCAGTAA
- the LOC119328759 gene encoding uncharacterized protein LOC119328759 → MATAALRFPPFLSSRAVPTTTAATCTRKTASATLRVAAQPESAPVSAPASTSEERPEFSPPAGFAPPVPKRFAVKDGQLASVAGAALALPFRLGTGLFVLGYSVSLVSADKIPSDQYSLEFLGLKVKETSKIDQCRRPEKPIEMYEFEGCPFCRKVREMVSVLDLDVLFYPCPQKGPTFRPKVLEMGGKKQFPYMVDPNTGVAMYESDAIIKYLADTYGDGTVPIMLSLGLFTTITAGLAMIWRVWKGSSYTVSKLPPQPIEIWAYEGSPFCKLAREALVELELPHLLHSCARGSPKRQEIFKKHGIFQAPYIEDPNTGVKMFESAEIIEYLRATYSLYPQYQNL, encoded by the exons ATGGCCACGGCGGCGCTCCGCTTCCCGCCGTTCCTCTCCTCACGCGCGGTGcctaccaccaccgccgccacctgcACGCGGAAGACGGCGTCAGCCACCCTCAGGGTCGCCGCGCAGCCCGAATCCGCCCCCGTCTCTGCCCCCGCCTCCACCTCCGAAGAACGGCCGGAGTTCTCGCCGCCGGCAGGGTTCGCGCCTCCGGTGCCCAAGCGCTTCGCGGTCAAGGATGGCCAGCTCGCCAGCGTCGCCGGCGCGGCCCTCGCCCTGCCTTTCCGCCTCGGCACCGGCCTCTTCGTCCTAGG ATACTCGGTATCACTAGTCTCCGCGGATAAAATACCCTCAGACCAATACTCTCTGGAATTTCTAG GTCTAAAGGTTAAGGAGACCTCAAAGATAGATCAGTGCCGTCGACCAGAAAAACCTATTGAGATGTACGAGTTTGAAGG CTGTCCATTTTGTCGAAAG GTGAGAGAGATGGTATCCGTCTTGGACCTTGATGTTTTATTTTACCCCTGTCCTCAAAAGGGGCCAACATTTCGTCCCAAGGTTTTAGAGATGGGTGGGAAAAAACAGTTCCCTTACATG GTGGATCCAAACACCGGAGTTGCCATGTATGAATCAGATGCCATTATAAAATACCTTGCGGACACATACG GTGATGGAACTGTCCCGATTATGCTATCACTTGGTCTATTTACG ACAATAACTGCAGGGCTTGCTATGATTTGGCGTGTATGGAAG GGATCTTCCTACACTGTTTCAAAGCTTCCACCCCAGCCGATAGAGATCTGGGCATACGAG GGATCTCCTTTCTGTAAATTAGCACGAGAGGCCCTTGTTGAATTGGAGTTGCCACACTTGCTACACAG CTGTGCTCGTGGCAGCCCCAAGCGACAGGAAATTTTCAAGAAACATGGCATTTTCCAG GCGCCTTATATTGAGGATCCTAACACGGGGGTGAAGATGTTCGAAAGCGCTGAGATCATAGAGTACCTAAGGGCAACATATTCCCTGTATCCTCAGTACCAAAATCTCTGA